Genomic DNA from Alkalihalobacterium alkalinitrilicum:
CTGTATTAATCATATCTACAATAGGTAATAGAAAGGCTAACGTCTTACCAGACCCTGTTTGTGACTGCCCAATTACGTCTTTACCGCTCCGTATAGCGGGAATTAGCCGTTCTTGAATTTCTGTCGGTAATGAAAAACCTTGAGCAGTAATTGCCTCTATTAGAAAAGCTTGTAAATCAAAGCGTGAAAAATTTGAATTTGTCATGTGTCTCCTACCTCTTTTACCTTTTAAAGGTTATAGTTCTTGCAATTGTTTATTGTACCAAAAACAAAGTGTAAAAGCGAATTTCGGTTTGAAGCCAAATATGAAACATGTACTTATTGCACCAAACCGTTTAACATGCATATACCTAATCATAAAGAGTGAATATTGCACGAAAGGATGAAAATGATGTTTTTTCCTTACCAACAACAAATGATGATGCCTCCAACATCTCCTAGCCCTTTTAATTTTCCATTCTTTAATTCAACCCCTAGTCCAGGAATGTTTGGAATGGCATCTGGTGCTCCAAATATGATGACACCAGGTGGCGGTGGCGGCTTGTTAGCTCGTTTATTTGGAAGAGGAGCCGCTGGTCTTGGGTCTAGTTTTGGCCCAGGAGCTAGTATGGTTGGTGGAATGGGTGCTCCAATGAGTGGTATCGGTGCAGCTGGAACAGGAGCATTAGGTGGTGGAATGAACTTAATGGGAATTCTCCAAAACGCCCAACGTGTAATGGGGATTGTTCAACAGGTGACACCGATGATCCAACAATATGGTCCACTCTTGCGGAGCATGCCACAAATTTACCAAATCCTAAAAAATAATCCTGATAGTGATGAGACTCCGTCTACACTTGATCATGACAATACTCAGACAACCGAACTAACAGTAAATGCTGCAAACTCTTCTAAAAGGCGATCAACGAAGGCTCATCAACTAAAAAAAGCTACAGTTGCTGGAATGCCAGCCCCTAAAATGTATATTTAATGATGAGAAAGTGATGTTCATTGTATATACTACAGTCCTCCTTTATAATGTAACTTAGTACGTTATTGATAGGAGGCCAAGCATGAAAGTACTAAAAATATCACCGCGAGGCTATTGTTATGGTGTTGTCGATGCAATGGTACTCGCAAGACAAGCCGCCCAAAACCTTGATTTACCTCGCCCTATTTATATATTAGGAATGATCGTTCATAATAAACACGTTACAGACGCCTTTGAAGAAGAGGGAATTATTTCTTTAGACGGTCCAAATCGTTTAGAAATTATAAAGCAGGTTGACAAAGGAACTGTTATCTTTACTGCTCATGGAGTATCTCCAGAGGTTCGAAAGCTTGCAAAAGATAAAGGTTTAACTGTTGTTGATGCAACATGCCCAGACGTAACGAAGACTCATGACCTTATTTTAGAGAAAAAGGCAGAAGGATACCAAGTGATATACGTAGGTAAGAAAAGCCATCCTGAGCCAGAAGGAGCGCTTGGTGTAGCCCCTGAAATTGTTCATTTAGTTGAATCTACTGACGATGTAGAAAAACTTCAATTAACCAATGAAAAAATCGTTATTACAAACCAAACGACAATGAGCCAATGGGATGTTGCTGATATTATGAATCAAGCACTTAAAAAATATCCACATGCAGAAATTCATAATGAAATCTGTTTAGCTACTCAAGTTAGACAGGAGGCTGTAGCCAAGCAAGCAAAAGAGGCTGACCTCGTCATTGTCGTTGGTGACCCAAAAAGTAATAATTCAAACCGTTTAGCCCAAGTATCTGAACAAATTGCGGGTACTAAAGCTTACCGAATTGCAGACCTTTCTGAATTAAATTTAGAATGGTTAGAAGGAGTTCATATTGTAGGTGTTACTTCAGGTGCTTCTACACCTACTCCTATTACAAAAGAAGTTATTGCTTTTCTAGAAAAGTATGATCCTACAGATGAAACAACGTGGGAAAAACAACGAAAAGTCACTCTTCAAAAAATCTTACCTAAAGTTAAATCAAAATAACATTACACTTTAAAGTGTCTCATCTTGCAGCAAAAAAGAGGTAGAGCATATCAATGATATGCCCCACCTCTTCCATGCAAAAGTGATGGACATTTTTTTATTTGGCTTAAACAAATGTGAACGGGTCAGTGTTTATCTTACTAATAATGACCTCTGTCTCATAATTTTGTTTATTTAAATTCTCTTTTAAAATTCTTTGTACGCCTTGTTTCATAATCTTTTCAACATTATGTCCTGGATCGACAATATGAAGGCCGTCCATCATCGCATCGTGCGCTACGTGGTAATAAACATCTCCAGTAACAAAAACATCGGCGCCTTTAAATATGGCTTGAGACATATATTTGTTACCATCCCCGCCGAGAACCGCAACCTTCTTAACTTTTGAGTCAAGATTTCCAACAACTCGGGCACCTTTTACATCGAAGGCTTGTTTAACATGATGCGCAAATTGTTCCAATGTCATTTCCTCTTGAAGCCAACCTATACGACCAAGTCCAAGTACTTCCCCCTTATTTTCGAGTGGATAAATATCATACGCGGGTTCTTCATAAGGATGAGCTTTTATCATTGTGGCAATTACTTTATTTTGAAGGTGGCTTGGAATAATCGTTTCAATTTTAACTTCATTAACTTTTTCTAATTTCCCTTGTTGTCCGATAAAAGGGTTTGTCCCTTCTAAGGGAGTAAACGTGCCAAAACCTTCACTATTAAACGTACAGTGGCTATAATTTCCGATATGACCTGCACCTGCGTTTCCTAATGCTATTCGGACTTGATCTACATGACTTTCAGGAACGAATATGACTACTTTCTTTAAAGAAATTTCTGTCGTTGGTGAAAGCACTTCACAGTCTGTTAATCCTAGCGCTTTAGCCATCATGTCGTTTACGCCACCATTTGTCACATCTAAATTGGTATGCGCAGCGTAAACCGTAATATTATGTTTGATTGCTTTTTCAATAATTCGACCTGCAGGACGATTGGTATCTATGTTTTTAAGCGGTCTAAAAATCAGTGGATGATGAGCGATAATTAAATCAACACCTGCTTGAATCGCTTCATCCATTACTTCCTCCAACACATCGAGAGCAATCATTACTTTTTTGATTGGTTTATTAAGTGTTCCAATCATTAACCCAATCTTATCTCCATCTACAGCTAGAGATTTCGGTGACCAGCTTTCAAACGTTTGAATAATCGTCTGCCCATTTGCAATTTTACTCATGTTGAGATTACCTCCTCTACTTTAGAAATTAGTCTTGTCAATTCTTCTTTTTTTCTTTGCACTCCTCCTGTTTCTTTTGCTTGTTCGAATTGATTTAATATACGTTTCCAGCTGTAGAGCTCACTTGTCCACTTTCGGATGAAAGCTGCATTCTTCTCTCGCATTAAGAACGGTCCAAGTAATAATTCAAGATCGATATTATTACTATATGGCTTATCAACATTTCCTCTTTCAGCTACTAAGATTTCATATATTTTTTCATCTTCTTCTAAAATCACTTCATACTTTAATTCCCAGCCATTTTGTTTTAGCCAAACTCGAATTCGATCTGCCATAACATTTGGCTGTAAAATAAGCCGATTAACGCCCTCTAGTTTATCGCTTCCAGCTTCGAGGATTTCTGTGATTAGCGCTCCCCCCATACCAGCAATAATAATATGTTCGACCTCCTGAGGAGAAATAACTTCCAGACCGTTCCCTTTTCGAACATGGACTTGATTTGATATCCCCAACTTTTTAACTTGGGTAAGCGCAGATTGGTATGGCCCTTCATTTACCTCACCAGCAACCGCATAATGTATTTGACCGTTTACACATAAGTAAGAAGGAAGATAAGCATGATCAGAACCAATGTCTGCTATACTTGATCCTGGCTTAACAAAATCTGCAACCGTCTTTAATCGCTTTGAAAGCTTTGTTTCATTCATGTTTTCACCACATTTTATGTAAACTTTTTTTAATCATACCTTTAATAAATTAGAAAGCGCAAGTCAGAAAAGCAGAAGGCATATGCTTAGCCCCGACAAGCTAATGTTCTGGCAGGCTAAAGTCCGCTTTTTGACTTTAGTCCTGACAGGTTATTTGACCTCGAGGGGCTTGTGCCTGGCGCTAGACATAGAAAAGCAGAAGGCATATGCTTAGCCCCGACAAGCTAATGTTCTGGCAGGCTAAAGTCCGCTCATTAGAATCTGACTCTTTATTGAACTCATGAGCAATAAAAAAAGAGGGTACGGTAACCCCCTCTTTTCTTCCTATTACTCAGAAATTGATATTAAATATGTAGCAATTGCTTCTGCTTCAACCTGCTGTAAATTGCTCATAGCTGGCATGGAAACTCCTTCATATTGCCCAAAAATAATTTGTACAATTTCTTCTTCAGTAAACTTACCTTCTAAAGCGTTAATTGCAGGATTACTAGCTAAACCTTGTAGATCTTGCCCATGACAACTTATACAGCTTCGTTGTACTAGCTCTTCACCAGCTGCAATTGGATCTTCAATTACAATTTCTTCTTCGGCTTCGCCTTCATCGGCTTGACTAGCTAATAGGCCTTGGAATGATAATACTAACATTAGAAGAATTCCTGCTATTGCAATTATTGCAAAAGGAAATAACGGTCTACCTTTCACTATCTTGTCCCCCTTTACACTATAATAATGACGTATACAAAACTAAGTGAATCCAAGTTGAATTCCCTCTACCATTTTACTTGAAAACAGTGAAAGAGAAAAGAGTTAACTGAAGAATTGCTTATTTTGTCATTGTTTTCTATTGTCTTTATTCATTTTATCAAATTCTTACTTAAATTAAACTCCACTGTAGAAGCAGATTTAATAGAATAGAAAAAATAAGGTGATCAGTAGAAAACCTACGCTCCCTCCAATCATAAAATACTTCATCTTAAATTTCAAACCGATAATAAGCCAAAGAATACAATTGGCAAAAATAACAATAGACATGGCTAAACGATTGTTAGGTAATATTTGTTCTACTCCCTCAACTACTACTACCAGTAAAATAATCGCAGCGATTAAAAAATAAAAATGTCCTAATTGAGATAACGTACTTACCGTTTTTTTCGCAAGAAAAGCCGTAATTAACACACAAATAATTCCAAAGACGATTTGCAATAAAAAAGGAAAATCAGTAAAATAAATGACAACAACCGTTAATAATAATAGGATTTGAACGATAAAGAAGTTTAACATAGACCGAATGCTTACATTAGTGCGTGCTTTATTTGGTATGATTGG
This window encodes:
- a CDS encoding tRNA (adenine(22)-N(1))-methyltransferase, which codes for MNETKLSKRLKTVADFVKPGSSIADIGSDHAYLPSYLCVNGQIHYAVAGEVNEGPYQSALTQVKKLGISNQVHVRKGNGLEVISPQEVEHIIIAGMGGALITEILEAGSDKLEGVNRLILQPNVMADRIRVWLKQNGWELKYEVILEEDEKIYEILVAERGNVDKPYSNNIDLELLLGPFLMREKNAAFIRKWTSELYSWKRILNQFEQAKETGGVQRKKEELTRLISKVEEVIST
- a CDS encoding Nif3-like dinuclear metal center hexameric protein; translation: MSKIANGQTIIQTFESWSPKSLAVDGDKIGLMIGTLNKPIKKVMIALDVLEEVMDEAIQAGVDLIIAHHPLIFRPLKNIDTNRPAGRIIEKAIKHNITVYAAHTNLDVTNGGVNDMMAKALGLTDCEVLSPTTEISLKKVVIFVPESHVDQVRIALGNAGAGHIGNYSHCTFNSEGFGTFTPLEGTNPFIGQQGKLEKVNEVKIETIIPSHLQNKVIATMIKAHPYEEPAYDIYPLENKGEVLGLGRIGWLQEEMTLEQFAHHVKQAFDVKGARVVGNLDSKVKKVAVLGGDGNKYMSQAIFKGADVFVTGDVYYHVAHDAMMDGLHIVDPGHNVEKIMKQGVQRILKENLNKQNYETEVIISKINTDPFTFV
- a CDS encoding 4-hydroxy-3-methylbut-2-enyl diphosphate reductase codes for the protein MKVLKISPRGYCYGVVDAMVLARQAAQNLDLPRPIYILGMIVHNKHVTDAFEEEGIISLDGPNRLEIIKQVDKGTVIFTAHGVSPEVRKLAKDKGLTVVDATCPDVTKTHDLILEKKAEGYQVIYVGKKSHPEPEGALGVAPEIVHLVESTDDVEKLQLTNEKIVITNQTTMSQWDVADIMNQALKKYPHAEIHNEICLATQVRQEAVAKQAKEADLVIVVGDPKSNNSNRLAQVSEQIAGTKAYRIADLSELNLEWLEGVHIVGVTSGASTPTPITKEVIAFLEKYDPTDETTWEKQRKVTLQKILPKVKSK
- a CDS encoding c-type cytochrome; amino-acid sequence: MKGRPLFPFAIIAIAGILLMLVLSFQGLLASQADEGEAEEEIVIEDPIAAGEELVQRSCISCHGQDLQGLASNPAINALEGKFTEEEIVQIIFGQYEGVSMPAMSNLQQVEAEAIATYLISISE
- the vrrA gene encoding VrrA/YqfQ family protein, with protein sequence MFFPYQQQMMMPPTSPSPFNFPFFNSTPSPGMFGMASGAPNMMTPGGGGGLLARLFGRGAAGLGSSFGPGASMVGGMGAPMSGIGAAGTGALGGGMNLMGILQNAQRVMGIVQQVTPMIQQYGPLLRSMPQIYQILKNNPDSDETPSTLDHDNTQTTELTVNAANSSKRRSTKAHQLKKATVAGMPAPKMYI